Below is a window of Herbiconiux aconitum DNA.
CTCGGCCGCCTGGTCTCCGACTACTCCGCGGGCATGACCAAGAAGATCGCGCTCGCCTGCTCGATGATCCACTCGCCGCGCATCCTGGTGCTCGACGAACCGTTCGAATCGGTCGACCCGGTGTCGGCCGCGAACGTTGTCGAGATCCTCCAGAAGTACGTCTCGGGCGGTGGCACCGTGGTGCTCTCCAGCCACAGCATGGACATGATCCAACGCGTCTGCGACCGTGTCGCCATCATCGTCGAAGGCCAGGTGCTCGCGAAGGGCACGGTCGACGAGGTGCGCGACGGCGGCACCCTCGAACAACGATTCGTCGAACTCGCGGGCGGCCGCAAGAGCGCAGAAGGCATGGAATGGTTGCTGAGTTCCTCCGACTGAGGCTGCGCCTCCTCGCCAACAACGTCAAGCGGCCGACGCCACAGCTGGTCGGGGTGATCATCGGAACGGCGTACGCCGTGATCATGGGCATCGCCCTCATCGCCGTGCTCTTCTCGCTGCGCACGGGCGAGCCCGAACTCACCCGCAACATCGTCGTGATCGGCGGTTCGGTGGTGGTGGCCGGGTTCTTCCTGCTGCCCTTGTTCTTCAGCACCCGCGACCCGATGGATCCGCGGTCGTTCTCGCTCTACGGGGTGAGTGACGGTTCGGTCGCGTTCGGGCTCTTCGTCGCCGCCTTCCTCAGCGTGCCGTCGGTGATCGTCACCCTGGTGAGCCTCGCCACCATCGCCACCTGGTCGCAATCGCCGGGCTCGGTCGTTCTCGCCGTGGTCTCGGCCGTCGTCGGCGCGCTCACCTGTGTGCTCGGCGCGCGGCTCGCCACCTCGATCTCGGCCTTCGTGTTCGTCACCCGCCGGGCGCGGGAGATCGGCGTGACCGTCGGCGTGCTCGCGATCATCCTCATCGTGCCGGGCATCCTGCTGCTGATGCTCACCGGCTGGGGCAACGACGGCGGCGGCTTCTTCTCCGCGCTCGAGAACGTTCTGGGCTGGACGCCACTCGGCGCCGTGTGGGCCATCCCGGCCGACGCGGCGAACGGCCAGTGGGTCTTCTCGGTGCTGAAGCTGCTGATCGCCCTGGCGACCCTTGCGCTCCTCTGGCTCGGCTGGAAGGGCCTCGTGGCCCTGATGATCGTGACCCCGGGCCACCAGAACGAGACCCGCGAGCACGCCGGTCTCGGCTGGTTCGGCCGCACCCCCACGACGCGTACGGGCGCCATCGCCGCCCGCTCGCTCACCTACTGGGGCCGTGACGCGCGCTATTACGCGCAGCTCGTGATCGTGCCCGTGGTGCCGATCATCGCCGTCGTCGTGTTCGTCTTCGTCGGCATCCCGATCGAATACACGGCTCTGCTACCCATCCCGTTGATGTGCGTCTTCCTCGGTTGGGTGGTGCACAACGACGTCGCGTTCGACCACACGGCCATCTGGCTGCACGTCGTCGCCGGGCGCGTCGGCGTCGCCGACCGCATCGGGCGGATGATCCCGGTCGTGCTCATCGCCATCCCCCTGATCGGCATCGGTTCGTTCCTCAGCGTCGTCTTCGCCGGCAACCCGGATGCGCTTCCCGCGGTGCTCGGCACCAGCACCTGTCTGGTGCTCACCGGCCTCGGTCTCGGCAGCATCTTCTCGGCGCGCTTCCCCTATCCGGCCAGCCGCCCCGGCGACAGCGCCTTCACGCAGCCGCAGTCGACCGGAGCCACCTCGGTGCTGGCCCAGGGATTCTCTCTCGGGGGCACCCTGATCCTGTCGACGCCCGCCGTCGTCTACGGCGTGCTGGGCGTGTTCGTCGACCCCGAGTACTTCTGGGTGTCGCTCTGGACGGGTCTCGGCATCGGCGTCGTTGTGGTCGTGATCGGCGTCGCGTGGGGCGCACGCATCTTCACCCGCCGTGGGCCCGAGATCCTGGCTGCCGCACAGCGCAACTGATGCTGGAGCGATCTACAATCGTCTTCATGGTCAATCCCGTTTTCGACAGCATCTCCGAGCCCGGGGACATCCCATCCGGGGGTGGCACGGCAACGCTCGATCGTGAGCTCCAGGAGCTGATCGAGGCAGAACAACTCGATCCTGGAGACCACGAGCGCTTCTCGCACTACGTGAAGAAGGAGAAGATCCTCGAGTCCGCGCTCACCGGCAAGCCGGTGAAGGCGTTGTGCGGTAAGAAATGGACCCCGGGTCGCGATCCGGAGAAGTTCCCGATCTGCCCCACCTGCAAAGAGATCTACGAGAAGCTCATCGACGAGTAGTCGGCGCGTCGACGTACACGGTCGGCAACGCCGGGTCGCCGGCCGCGAGGCGGAACGCCTCGGCCGGCAGTTCGCGGAGCGCCGTGGCCCGGCGCTCCCGTGCCGCTTCGACGCCCTGCCCGCCCGTGTAGGCCGGGTCGGCGACGCCGTCGGTCATGAGCGCTGAGTGCAGCGTGCGTCCTCGCACGATCGCGGGCGCCGTGGCTCCGACGTAGATGGTCTCCGAGGAGGCGGTTCCGGATGCGTCGAGCAGCCGAACCGGATGCTTGCGGCCCCCGTGGGTCGCCTTCTCCGGCGACTTCTTGGCCACCGAGATCCACTCGCCCTGCGAATCCTGTCGGGCCACGAGCTTGTAGACCATGCCGGCAGCGGGGGAGCCGGAGCCGGTGACCACGGAGGTGCCGACACCGAAGGAGTCGACCGGCGTCGCGGCGAGGGCGGCGATCGTGTACTCGTCGAGGTCGTTGGTGACGGTGATCTTGGTGTCGCGGTTGCCGAGTTCGTCGAGTTGAGCGCGCACGGTGGAGACCAGGGTGAGAAGGTCGCCCGAGTCGAGCCGCACGGCCCCGAGTTCGGGCCCGGCCACGCGCACGGCCGTGCGCACCCCTTCGGCCACGTCGTAGGTGTCGACGAGAAGCGTCGTTCCCGCGCCGAGAGCGGCGACCTGCGCGCGGAAGGCCTCCTCTTCGGTGTCGTGCAGCATCGTGAAGGCGTGTGCCGCGGTTCCCATCGTCGGCACGCCCCAGGTGCGTCCGGCCTCGAGATTCGAGGTCGCCGCGAAGCCCGCGATGTAGGCGGCGCGGGCGGCGGCGACGGCCGAGCGCTCGCCCGTGCGCCGCGACCCCATCTCGGCGAGCGGACGGCCGCGGGCGGCGGACACCATGCGCGACGCGGCACCGGCCACCGAGGAGTCGTAGTTCAGCACGCTGAGGATGAGGGTCTCGAGCAGCACGCCCTCGGCGAAGCTGGCCTCGACGACGAGGATCGGCGAGTTGGGGAAGTAGATCTCACCCTCGCGGTAGCCGGTGATCGTTCCGGAGAACCGGTAGTTCGCGAGCCACTCGAGAGTGGGGGTGCTGACGACCCGCTGCTCCCTCAGGAACTCGAGTTCGGCATCCTGGAACCGGAAATCACCGATGAGTTCGAGCAGGCGTCCCGTGCCGGCGACCACGCCGTAGCGGCGGCCGGCCGGGAGCGAGCGGCCGAAGGCCTCGAAGACGCTGCGCCGGTCGTGGGTTCCGGCGCGGATGGCCGCGTCGACCATCGTGAGTTCGTAGCGGTCGGTGAGCAGGGCGGTCGACGAGGTCACCCTTCCGAGCTTAGGCCGTGGCACTCGGGCTAGGCTGTCCTATCGTGAGTGATGCCCCCATTGGAATCTTCGACTCCGGCGTGGGAGGTCTGACGGTCGCCCGGTCGGTGCGCGACCAGCTGCCGCACGAATCCATTCTCTACGTCGGCGACACCGCCCACTCGCCCTACGGGCCGCGCCCGCTGGCCGAGGTGCGCCGCTTCGCGCTCGAGGTGCTCGACGACCTGGTGGCGCAAGACGTGAAGATGCTCGTCATCGCCTGTAACACGGCGTCGGCGGCGATGTTGCGGGATGCCCGTGAGCGCTACAGCGTGCCCGTGATCGAGGTCATCCAGCCGGCCGTGCGCACCGCGGTGTCGGTGACGCGCAACAACAAGGTCGGCGTGATCGGCACCACCGCCACCATCACCTCGCGCGCTTATGACGACGCCTTCGCGGCCGCACCGCACCTCGAGCTTTTCAGCCAGGCCTGCCCCGAATTTGTGGAGCACGTCGAAGCCGGCGACACCACGAGCCGCGAGCTCGTGGCCCTCGCCGAGAAGTACTTGACACCGCTGGTGGAGCAGGGGATCGACACCCTCGTTCTCGGCTGCACGCACTACCCCTTCCTGAAGGGTGCGATCTCCTACGTGGTGGGCGAGGACGTGCGGTTGGTGTCGAGCGACACCGAGACCGCGAACGACGTCTACCGCACCCTGGTGCGGGCCGGCATCGAGCGCACCTCGCCCGGCCGGGCGGTCTACCGTTACGAGGCGACCGGGGGCAGCGCCGAGGAGTTCATCCGCTTGTCCGAGCTGTTCCTCGGGCCCGAAGTCTCGTCGGTCGAGCTGGTGGCGACCGGCACCATTCCCATCACCGATTCCACAAGGAGCCATTCGTGACCGACATCATCCGCAAAGACGGCCGAACCCCCGACCAGCTCCGCCCCGTCACCATCGAGCGTGGATGGAGCGACCAGGCCGAGGGGTCGGCGCTGATCTCCTTCGGCAAGACGAAGGTGCTCTGCACCGCCTCGTTCACCAACGGCGTTCCGCGCTGGAAGTCAGGATCGGGCAAGGGCTGGGTGACCGCCGAGTACGCGATGCTTCCGCGCTCCACGAACGACCGGATGGACCGCGAGTCGGTGAAGGGCCGCATCGGTGGCCGCACGCACGAGATCTCCCGCTTGATCG
It encodes the following:
- a CDS encoding DUF3039 domain-containing protein, with protein sequence MVNPVFDSISEPGDIPSGGGTATLDRELQELIEAEQLDPGDHERFSHYVKKEKILESALTGKPVKALCGKKWTPGRDPEKFPICPTCKEIYEKLIDE
- the murI gene encoding glutamate racemase, yielding MSDAPIGIFDSGVGGLTVARSVRDQLPHESILYVGDTAHSPYGPRPLAEVRRFALEVLDDLVAQDVKMLVIACNTASAAMLRDARERYSVPVIEVIQPAVRTAVSVTRNNKVGVIGTTATITSRAYDDAFAAAPHLELFSQACPEFVEHVEAGDTTSRELVALAEKYLTPLVEQGIDTLVLGCTHYPFLKGAISYVVGEDVRLVSSDTETANDVYRTLVRAGIERTSPGRAVYRYEATGGSAEEFIRLSELFLGPEVSSVELVATGTIPITDSTRSHS
- a CDS encoding nicotinate phosphoribosyltransferase; the protein is MTSSTALLTDRYELTMVDAAIRAGTHDRRSVFEAFGRSLPAGRRYGVVAGTGRLLELIGDFRFQDAELEFLREQRVVSTPTLEWLANYRFSGTITGYREGEIYFPNSPILVVEASFAEGVLLETLILSVLNYDSSVAGAASRMVSAARGRPLAEMGSRRTGERSAVAAARAAYIAGFAATSNLEAGRTWGVPTMGTAAHAFTMLHDTEEEAFRAQVAALGAGTTLLVDTYDVAEGVRTAVRVAGPELGAVRLDSGDLLTLVSTVRAQLDELGNRDTKITVTNDLDEYTIAALAATPVDSFGVGTSVVTGSGSPAAGMVYKLVARQDSQGEWISVAKKSPEKATHGGRKHPVRLLDASGTASSETIYVGATAPAIVRGRTLHSALMTDGVADPAYTGGQGVEAARERRATALRELPAEAFRLAAGDPALPTVYVDAPTTRR